The segment AGCTCCCCATCCAATTCCTCATAGGTTCCTTTATCAAAGAGCATGTAGAGCCTGTCCTTAGCCGGAACTGGGAAGTGGTATCCACACTTTGGACAGACCCAGAAGGAACTTTCAAGTTCTCCCCTAAAAAGGAGAGTTTTACACCTTTCACACTTCAGCCAGAGACCGCTTGGTAGCTGAAGCTGTTCCTCCTTTTTAGAAGGTTTCTTTCTCCTAAAGAGCTTTTCAAGCATTAACTAACCTCTAAAGCAGGCAATTTCAGGTAGAAGGTTCAGCAGTTCCCTAAAAGCATCTGAAGCTATCGAATAATAAACTTTATTCCCCTCACGGTTCTTTGCAACTATTCCCTTGTACCTTAGCGTTCTTAAGTGCTGTGAGAGCGAAGATTGGGAAATTCCTAAAATCTGTTCCAAATCTGTAACACACATGGGTTTGTCCTTGAGGGTAAAGAGAATCTTTAACCTAACAGGAGAGGCCAAAGCTTTTAAACACTCAGCTCCTTCCTCTATTCT is part of the Balnearium lithotrophicum genome and harbors:
- a CDS encoding ArsR/SmtB family transcription factor, producing MAKKENEFILDDERIEEGAECLKALASPVRLKILFTLKDKPMCVTDLEQILGISQSSLSQHLRTLRYKGIVAKNREGNKVYYSIASDAFRELLNLLPEIACFRG